The following coding sequences lie in one Gemmatimonadaceae bacterium genomic window:
- a CDS encoding M28 family peptidase, whose protein sequence is MLVMAGDGMRGRESGTLDELRASMWTADQLAKAGVKPLGEDGTWFQWFNMRRTRISTAVSTVRIGGRPFALWTEATPTSNADGDVVGITVFAGDGSDSTIDVRGRVAVVTLKPTSEGTRSTINTPAYRAVRQGLTVQGGVMTRRGALAVIIVADDVGEANFDAVGSLQSRGTYNVPGGAPRFSEAALSNRVGGAGRGGRGGAGGAAAGGGRGQPTGGMAVPVLFVHRAMLQQLRQNGQGVEIHIKSETFDAPSVNVIGVVRGTDPKLRDEYVVFSSHQDHDGVRFSIDGDSIWNGADDNASTSVALFAIARAWAKQPSKRSALFIFHGAEERGLLGSRWHAAHPVVPLTSMAAVLNGDMIGQNHPDTASLLGSQPPHRNSSALVQMAFDANSRTGKFVIDSMWDRPTHPEGFYFRSDHASYAQLNVPSIFFTTTLHPDYHTPRDDASRINYPKLTRMTQWMYLTGWIVGNAKDRPTIDGGVRQVP, encoded by the coding sequence ATGCTCGTCATGGCCGGCGACGGGATGCGAGGCCGCGAGTCGGGCACGCTCGATGAACTGCGCGCATCGATGTGGACCGCGGATCAGCTCGCCAAGGCTGGCGTGAAACCGCTGGGCGAAGACGGCACCTGGTTCCAGTGGTTCAATATGCGCCGAACGCGGATCTCAACGGCCGTGAGCACCGTGCGCATTGGCGGCCGGCCGTTTGCCCTGTGGACGGAGGCCACGCCGACGTCGAACGCCGATGGAGACGTTGTCGGCATCACAGTATTCGCCGGCGACGGCAGCGATTCAACGATCGACGTGCGTGGTCGGGTGGCGGTGGTGACGCTCAAGCCGACCTCCGAAGGCACACGTAGCACGATCAACACACCGGCGTATCGCGCGGTGCGTCAGGGGCTGACGGTGCAGGGCGGCGTCATGACGCGGCGCGGCGCCTTGGCCGTGATCATCGTTGCCGACGACGTCGGCGAGGCAAACTTCGACGCCGTCGGTAGTCTGCAATCGCGTGGCACGTACAATGTGCCCGGTGGCGCCCCACGTTTTTCCGAGGCAGCGCTGAGTAACCGTGTGGGCGGTGCGGGCCGCGGCGGGCGTGGGGGCGCCGGAGGCGCTGCAGCCGGTGGCGGTCGCGGGCAGCCGACCGGCGGTATGGCCGTACCCGTCCTGTTCGTGCATCGTGCAATGCTCCAGCAACTGCGTCAGAATGGGCAAGGCGTCGAAATTCACATCAAGTCGGAAACTTTCGACGCGCCGTCGGTAAACGTCATCGGCGTCGTGCGCGGCACCGACCCCAAGCTCCGTGATGAGTACGTCGTGTTCAGTTCCCACCAGGATCACGACGGAGTCCGTTTCTCCATTGACGGGGACTCCATCTGGAACGGTGCCGACGACAACGCGAGCACCAGCGTGGCGCTGTTCGCCATCGCGCGCGCATGGGCCAAGCAGCCTTCCAAACGCTCGGCGCTCTTCATTTTTCACGGCGCCGAGGAGCGCGGGCTGCTCGGATCGCGCTGGCACGCCGCCCACCCGGTCGTACCGCTCACGAGCATGGCCGCAGTGCTCAACGGCGACATGATCGGCCAGAACCATCCCGACACGGCATCGCTGCTGGGATCGCAGCCGCCACACCGGAACTCGAGCGCACTCGTCCAGATGGCGTTCGACGCGAACAGCCGCACCGGCAAATTCGTCATCGATTCCATGTGGGACCGTCCGACGCACCCGGAAGGCTTCTACTTCCGGAGCGACCACGCGTCGTACGCTCAGCTCAATGTTCCCTCCATCTTCTTCACGACGACCCTGCATCCCGACTACCACACCCCGCGTGACGATGCGTCACGCATCAACTACCCCAAGCTCACCCGGATGACGCAGTGGATGTACCTCACGGGTTGGATTGTCGGGAATGCCAAGGATCGCCCAACGATCGACGGCGGTGTCCGGCAGGTGCCGTGA
- a CDS encoding carboxypeptidase regulatory-like domain-containing protein: MPERPIADARIEVRTRGLTTRSEPNGRFRLMDVPPGEYVVVVRALGFDSLVVSIRLAANDVVDVDFLLTRTAQAMAPVQVEADRTIDRLRLAEFDERRAMGFGRFLDRSVFEENSASQVDVVLIGRVPGLRTRRVSGKTVLAAQRDAQACYPQVVVNGISVFNGAPTKIARETLIFDVSSLRADEIIGFEWHNPSSTPSRYNATGAGGDGSYCGTAIFWTK, from the coding sequence ATGCCTGAACGGCCAATCGCCGATGCCCGCATCGAGGTGCGAACGCGCGGACTGACCACGCGCAGCGAGCCGAACGGACGATTTCGCCTGATGGATGTCCCCCCAGGCGAATACGTGGTTGTCGTTCGCGCGTTGGGCTTTGATTCGCTCGTGGTCAGTATTCGCTTGGCCGCGAACGACGTGGTCGATGTCGATTTCCTGCTGACGCGCACGGCACAAGCCATGGCGCCGGTTCAGGTCGAGGCTGACAGGACCATTGATCGCCTGCGACTCGCGGAGTTTGATGAGCGGCGGGCCATGGGTTTCGGGCGATTCCTGGACCGCTCGGTTTTTGAGGAGAACTCCGCGAGTCAGGTTGACGTGGTGCTCATTGGCCGAGTTCCCGGACTGCGGACTCGTCGGGTGAGCGGCAAGACTGTCCTCGCGGCACAGCGAGATGCACAAGCCTGTTACCCGCAAGTTGTTGTGAACGGAATCTCTGTTTTCAATGGCGCGCCTACGAAGATCGCTCGGGAAACACTGATATTTGATGTGAGTAGTCTCCGAGCGGACGAGATCATTGGCTTCGAGTGGCACAATCCATCGTCGACTCCATCGAGGTACAACGCGACGGGTGCCGGAGGTGACGGCTCGTATTGCGGAACGGCGATCTTCTGGACCAAATAG
- a CDS encoding YdiU family protein: MLRSDLRFDNRFIQELPGDAETTARRRQVVGACWSAVDPTAVAAPVLLAHSPEVAAQVGFTEGDVAEPWFAEVFGGNRLMEGMSPFAACYGGHQFGNWAGQLGDGRAITLGEVVGTDGARHELQLKGAGPTPYSRTADGRAVLRSSIREFLCSEAMHHLGVPTTRALSLVTTGDAVVRDMFYNGDAREEPGAIVCRVAPSFIRFGNFEILAARGDTVVLERLVDFTIARDFPHLGVREQDPQARRAAWFTEVCERTARMMVHWMRVGFVHGVMNTDNMSILGLTIDYGPYGWLDDFDPHWTPNTTDANGRRYRYEQQPAIAQWNLVRLAEALQPVFANDAPLEAALERYVAVYTAEYQTMLQAKFGLRLPDADDGALIGACFALLQAAEMDFTLFFRALGNLPDTLPADGALETLLGDVFYDDSKRRLHHDAVRAWVVQWHARVSRDGEAAATRRARMHAVNPKYVLRNYLAQEAIDLANAGDFSRVHTLLDVMRRPYDEQPQFTLFAARRPEWARHRAGCSMLSCSS, translated from the coding sequence ATGCTCCGCAGTGACCTGCGGTTCGACAATCGATTCATTCAGGAGCTGCCGGGAGACGCCGAGACCACCGCGCGACGGCGCCAGGTAGTGGGTGCATGCTGGAGCGCCGTCGATCCCACCGCGGTGGCGGCGCCGGTGCTGCTGGCCCATTCGCCCGAAGTGGCTGCGCAGGTGGGATTCACCGAAGGCGATGTCGCCGAGCCCTGGTTTGCCGAGGTGTTTGGCGGCAATCGCCTGATGGAAGGGATGTCGCCGTTTGCCGCGTGTTACGGCGGCCACCAGTTCGGGAACTGGGCGGGTCAGTTGGGTGACGGGCGGGCGATCACGCTGGGCGAGGTGGTTGGCACGGACGGCGCGCGTCATGAATTGCAGCTCAAGGGTGCCGGACCAACACCCTATTCGCGCACGGCCGACGGGCGCGCGGTCCTGCGATCGTCCATTCGCGAATTTCTGTGCAGCGAGGCCATGCATCATCTCGGTGTGCCCACCACGCGGGCGCTGTCGCTGGTGACGACGGGCGATGCGGTGGTCCGCGACATGTTCTACAACGGCGACGCACGGGAGGAACCGGGGGCGATCGTCTGTCGCGTGGCGCCATCCTTCATCCGGTTTGGCAACTTCGAGATCCTGGCGGCGCGTGGTGACACTGTCGTGCTCGAACGCCTGGTGGACTTCACGATTGCGCGCGACTTCCCGCATCTCGGCGTACGCGAGCAGGACCCGCAGGCGCGGCGCGCGGCGTGGTTCACCGAAGTGTGCGAACGCACGGCGCGCATGATGGTGCACTGGATGCGCGTGGGGTTCGTGCACGGCGTGATGAACACGGACAACATGTCGATTCTGGGGCTGACCATCGACTACGGACCGTACGGCTGGCTGGATGACTTCGATCCGCACTGGACGCCGAACACGACGGACGCGAACGGTCGGCGCTATCGCTATGAGCAACAACCGGCCATTGCGCAATGGAATCTGGTGCGACTCGCCGAGGCACTGCAGCCGGTGTTCGCCAACGACGCGCCGCTGGAGGCCGCGCTTGAGCGGTACGTTGCCGTGTATACCGCCGAGTATCAGACCATGCTGCAGGCGAAATTTGGACTGCGTTTGCCGGACGCCGATGACGGGGCGTTGATTGGCGCGTGCTTTGCCTTGCTGCAAGCGGCCGAGATGGATTTCACCCTGTTTTTCCGCGCGCTGGGCAACCTGCCCGACACCCTGCCGGCCGATGGCGCCCTGGAGACACTGCTGGGCGACGTGTTCTATGATGACAGCAAGCGTCGTCTGCACCACGATGCCGTGCGCGCGTGGGTCGTGCAGTGGCACGCGCGCGTATCGCGCGACGGCGAGGCGGCCGCGACGCGTCGGGCCCGCATGCATGCCGTGAATCCGAAGTACGTGTTGCGGAACTATCTGGCGCAGGAGGCCATCGACCTGGCGAATGCGGGGGACTTTTCACGGGTGCACACCTTGCTGGACGTGATGCGCCGTCCCTATGACGAGCAGCCGCAGTTTACGCTGTTTGCCGCGCGTCGGCCCGAGTGGGCGCGCCACCGGGCGGGATGCTCGATGCTGTCGTGCAGTTCGTGA